Proteins encoded by one window of Molothrus ater isolate BHLD 08-10-18 breed brown headed cowbird chromosome 12, BPBGC_Mater_1.1, whole genome shotgun sequence:
- the SPIRE2 gene encoding protein spire homolog 2, whose amino-acid sequence MARAGAGPPRELSLEEVLKCYEQPLNEEQAWALCFQGCRAAAAAPVAPAPLRTADIRLRADGSLRLPAPPHDLPALLTPSAEAQMVQSLGFAVYRALDWGLDENEERELSPRLEQLIDLMTNSDSEDSGCATADEGYGGQDEEEEGGEGQPRSVRTFGQAMRCCAARLADPAGAPAHYQAVCRALFAETVELMAFLAKIRDAKELLQKLKEDEEEEERPAAELGNLRNTDWARLWVQLMRELRHGVKLKKVQEKQFNPLPTEYQLTPFEMLMQDIRARNYKLRKVMVDGDIPPRVKKDAHELILDFIRSRPPLKQASERQLRPLPQKQRTLHEKILEEIRQERKLRPVEQKGYSSLPCIPHACAGRLSSSSCLELSLCPASAIPARPRPRVLLKAPTLAEMEEMNLSEDEDSPGTEVPLKRDRSFSEQDLAQLQSQLGGDQAVPRDPEPLQPEPRPRSGSVPASCHPLPDGPALPRAALGAVEERPEDGSSAAPASSSKHLWLEFSHPVESLALTVEEMINVRRVLVKAEMEKFLQSKELYSSLRRGKVCCCCRAKFPLFSWPTSCFFCKRSVCSSCSLKMKMPSKKLAHIPVYALGFESLPGSLLPKAPPLRRREPFHSLSGPCWRRVEEEFPHIYAQGSVLRDVCSDCAGFVTDVVSSSRRSVAVLNASAANRRHAKARSLYSDAWLP is encoded by the exons ATggcgcgggcgggcgcggggccgccgcgggagctgtccctggaggAGGTGCTGAAGTGCTACGAGCAGCCGCTGAACGAGGAGCAGGCCTGGGCGCTCTGCTTCCAGGGCtgccgcgccgccgccgccgcccccgtGGCCCCCGCGCCGCTCCGCACCGCCGACATCCGCCTCCGCGCCGACGGCTCCCTCCGCCTGCCCGCCCCGCCGCACG ACCTGCCCGCGCTGCTGACGCCCTCTGCCGAAGCCCAG ATGGTGCAGTCGCTGGGCTTTGCCGTGTACCGGGCGCTGGACTGGGGACTGGACGAGAACGAGGAGCGGGAGCTGAGCCCGCGCCTGGAGCAGCTCATCGACCTGATGACCAACAGCGACTCCGAGGACAGCGGCTGCGCCACGGCCGACGAGGGCTATGGGgggcaggatgaggaggaggagggcggCGAGGGGCAGCCTCGCTCCGTGCGCACCTTCGGCCAGGCCATGCGCTGCTGTGCCGCCCGCCTGGCCGACCCCGCCGGCGCCCCCGCGCACTACCAGGCTGTGTGCCGAGCCCTCTTCGCTGAGACCGTGGAGCTCATGGCCTTCCTCGCCAAGATCCGCGACGCCAAGGAG ctgctgcagaagctgaaggaggatgaggaagaggaggagcggCCGGCGGCGGAGCTGGGCAACCTGCGCAACACAGACTGG GCCCGGCTGTGGGTGCAGCTGATGCGGGAGCTGCGGCACGGTGTGAAGCTGAAGAAGGTGCAGGAGAAGCAGTTCAACCCTCTGCCCACCGAGTACCAGCTCACGCCCTTTGAGATGCTCATGCAGGACATCCGTGCCCGTAACTACAAACTCCGCAAGGTCATG gtgGATGGAGACATCCCCCCCCGGGTGAAGAAAGATGCCCACGAGCTCATACTGGACTTCATCCGCTCCCGGCCCCCCCTGAAGCAG GCATCAGAGCGGCAGCTGCGGCCGCTACCCCAGAAGCAGAGGACGCTCCATGAGAAGATCCTGGAGGAGATCAGGCAGGAGCGGAAGCTGCGGCCCGTGGAGCAGAAAG GAtacagctccctgccctgcatcccccaCGCCTGTGCCGGCCgcctgagctccagctcctgcctcgagctgtccctgtgcccggCCAGCGCCATCCCCGCGCGCCCACGGCCCCGCGTCCTGCTCAAGGCACCCACCCTGGCCGAGATGGAGGAGATGAACCTCTCTGAG GATGAGGACTCTCCGGGCACGGAGGTGCCGCTGAAGCGGGATCGCTCCTTCTCGGAGCAGgacctggcacagctgcagagccagctgggggGGGACCAGGCTGTGCCCCGGGACCCAGAGCCACTGCAGcccgagccccggccccgctcag gctccgtccctgccagctgccaccCACTACCAgatggcccagccctgccccgggctgcCCTCGGCGCTGTGGAGGAGAGGCCAGAGGATGGATCCAGCGCTGCCCCCGCCAGCAGCTCCAAGCACCTCTGGCTG GAGTTCAGCCACCCTGTGGAGAGCCTGGCCCTGACAGTGGAGGAGATGATCAACGTGCGCAGGGTGCTGGTCAAGGCTGAGATGGAGAAGTTCCTGCAGAGCAAGGAGCTGTACAGCAGCCTGCGGAGGGGGAAG gtctgctgctgctgcagggccaagtttcctctcttctcttggCCCACATCGTGTTTCTTCTGCAAGCG GTCTGTCTGTAGCTCCTGCAGTCTAAAG ATGAAGATGCCTTCCAAGAAGCTGGCTCACATCCCCGTCTACGCGCTGGGCTTCGAGAGCCTGCCGGGCTCGCTGCTGCCCAAGGCGCCGCCGCTGCGCCGGAGGGAGCCCTTCCA CTCGCTCTCGGGGCCGTGCTGGCGCCGGGTGGAGGAGGAATTCCCCCACATCTACGCCCAGGGCTCGGTCCTGCGCGACGTCTGCTCGGACTGCGCCGGGTTCGTGACGGACGTGGTGAGCTCCAGCCGCCGCAGCGTGGCCGTGCTCAACGCCAGCGCCGCGAACCGGCGCCACGCCAAGGCGCGCTCCCTCTACAGCGACGCGTGGCTCCCGTGA
- the FANCA gene encoding LOW QUALITY PROTEIN: Fanconi anemia group A protein (The sequence of the model RefSeq protein was modified relative to this genomic sequence to represent the inferred CDS: inserted 1 base in 1 codon), with the protein MAGAGGRSWRDLLGRARKRRSPFGSGAELQGAALRLLDQHQNLAELLLEVGDSAKPGVQDGAEHRGVSPESFIVSVLQEQASKLGVPTATLAAKNAVANVERICQDPASPSRVPLLNSDQRKRLTCLLQTVKDLLANNMFCRSLFCQEMWKMKEPLVLEAVWHLHSSDIVGLAELLDRSPAGPAAVEWLCSSLCGLCEQAGDISCGDMELAQRILSDFAIVFVQNGFEQPSELGRKVEFQKVAYICRAVLQRMLAWVLDAVGKEKQEDVSVVQAVRFWLNVFNVPLYGSVAHPDSLRQFFRHTLTEVLTYNPVLKVSDAIQMQKEWSFSRTSPLLTALYRKLLVAFSVKESICQLQQVLETHEVNWQHVLSCVSTLVVCQAEAGQLFKDLLSHLLLKAFGNYDMENMITAFLIARQAALEGPAVFMPYSEWFKASFGNAGGHHGSSKKSLVFLLEFLSELVPFEAAPYLKVHIMFPPCVPSKHRSLLLDYISLAKTRLADLQVAIEDMGLYEDLSAPEEAVQPQAQALRDVEKALQIFESTRKIPTSVIEASIFRRPYYTSWFLPALLTPRVLPKTPDGRMAFIDSLKRADKIPSNLYSTYLQACHVMKEKVLQDDSNADPSHSKEPLEQLKAELAELRTLVVEQAQWEEVAAQLAVVSDRLRGALGDGSEDSEDSEAAPCNSRLQVAVPAPGLAGCPQRVVDLLLTSFCQTLLAASSFNPPDRQGPCLSLLVKMMCGHRNLLPALLARLCQLLYHQGPSLGAAHILGLAAFVIHLSECRALIPAVEADFGASRAVPGKALSVSEYWSSLLVCRTEESFVFCLRFCTAAAAYLMCKFSSCSHEDFCALIPPGLIKKLQFLVPRLSLEARGFLCEEAKSALSWSSLCCPSLNHRRASLCLWRQAGFQELLKEKAFQLSFREWLLLELEVCPXKDILSASERQDFHYWAIYQRYLPAPSAAGGCDGDLEKACGVILNAILDSSHRLDLGACAPSRTSLSPEILCRLQELVLELRCRPKLLPGCSAAQRHFVFELLQGRLTGRDPEQGSALGEQLWRQQELLLHRRILLGLPASTLVTTSWKGSRAVLDCDSFFCFVNAELKNVSSRGYALSYDITAHFFRGLLSASLDCEDAADGVDEALATCQTKCPVVLLSAALWWPRLEPALCSQWKRLFGAPLAGELARLRGWHSSGTRFLCSGAAFPVSDPPWLSAAFLHGAILQHSPRGRGTEALERLGTGAEQLLVALLFFSLLDLISARIAPKEGVDFQTSLEWSLQILQCLQGRGTAWPLLFHSAEGAPGSCHVLHSAASQRHTRLLPLAFYSLTPSFQQELLQQEPTFLSVALQMYIQLLQLFVEGQVLPQSDQDPTEHDPLELISAARQFLLGAIPHCPAQSLGNIQPLLSTCEELDPELAASILHFSRPAVDVELEEELELF; encoded by the exons ATGGCGGGCGCGGGCGGGAGGAGCTGGCGGGACCTGCTCG ggagagccaggaAGAGGAGAAGCCCCTTTGGGAGcggagcagagctccagggagcGGCTCTGCGGCTGCTGGACCAGCACCAGaacctggctgagctgctcctggag GTGGGAGATTCAGCCAAGCCAGGTGTGCAGGATGGGGCAGAGCACCGGGGAGTGTCACCAGAGTCATTTATAG TCTCTGTTCTGCAGGAACAGGCCTCAAAGCTGGGTGTGCCCACAGCGACCTTGGCAGCCAAGAATGCCGTGGCCAACGTGGAGCGGATCTGCCAGGatcctgccagcccctccagagTCCCACTGCTGAACTCCGACCAGAGA AAGAGGTTGACCTGCTTGCTTCAGACAGTGAAGGATTTGCTGGCCAACAACATGTTCTGTCGTTCCCTCTTCTGCCaggaaatgtggaaaatgaAG GAGCCCCTGGTGCTGGAGGCCGTGTGGCACCTGCACAGCAGTGACATCGtgggcctggcagagctgctggacag gagcccagcaggcccagcagcagtggagtggctctgcagcagcctctgtggcCTCTGTGAGCAGGCTGGGGACATCTCCTGTGGGGACatggagctggcacagagaaTTCTCTCAG ACTTTGCCATCGTGTTTGTTCAGAATGGCTTTGAGCAGCcttcagagctgggaaggaaggtGGAATTCCAGAAGGTTGCCTAC ATCTGCCGTGCTGTCTTACAGAGGATGCTGGCAT GGGTGCTTGATGCTGTCGGTAAAGAGAAGCAAGAAGATGTTTCCGTGGTGCAAGCTGTGAGGTTCTG GCTGAATGTGTTCAACGTGCCCCTTTATGGAAGTGTGGCTCACCCAGACTCCTTGAGGCAGTTTTTCAGACACACCCTGACTGAGGTTCTCACCTACAACCCTGTGCTGAAAG TGTCTGATGCCATCCAGATGCAGAAGGAGTGGAGCTTTTCCAGGACTTCTCCCCTGCTTACAGCTCTGTATCGCAAG ctgctggtggcaTTCAGCGTGAAGGAATCcatctgccagctgcagcaggtgctggagaCCCACGAGGTGAACTGGCAGCACGTGCTGTCCTGTGTGTCCACGCTGGTGGTGTgccaggctgaggctgggcagcTCTTCAAGG ATCTCCTGAGCCATCTCCTGCTCAAGGCCTTTGGGAATTATGACATGGAAAATATGATCACTGCCTTCCTGATTGCTCgtcaggctgctctggagggcCCTGCTGTCTTCATGCCTTACTCTGAGTGGTTTAAG GCTTCCTTTGGGAATGCTGGTGGCCACCACGGGAGCAGTAAGAAATCTCTGGTCTTCCTCTTGGAGTTCCTGTCAGAGCTGGTGCCCTTTGAAGCTGCCCCATACCTGAAG GTGCACATCATGTTCCCCCCGTGTGTGCCCAGCAAGCACCGCTCGCTGCTCCTGGACTACATCAGCCTGGCCAAGACGCGCCTGGCCGACCTCCAG GTGGCCATAGAGGACATGGGGCTCTATGAAGACCTCTCTGCCCCCGAGGAGGCCGTGCAG CCCCAGGCCCAGGCTCTCCGTGATGTGGAAAAGGCCCTTCAGATATTTGAGAGCACCAGGAAGATCCCAACCTCTGTGATAGAAGCCAG caTTTTCAGACGCCCATATTACACTTCCTggttccttccagctctgctcacgCCCCGTGTG ctcccaaaaaccccagatGGACGAATGGCTTTTATAGACTCCTTGAAGAG AGCTGACAAAATACCTTCAAACTTGTACTCCACATACCTGCAAGCCTGTCATGTCATGAAAGAGAAGGTGTTACAAG ATGACTCCAATGCAGATCCCAGCCATTCCAAGGAGCctttggagcagctgaaggctgaactGGCTGAGCTCAGGACTCTGGTTGTGGAGCAGGCTCAGTGGGAAG aggTGGCCGCTCAGCTGGCCGTGGTTTCGGACAGACTCCGCGGTGCCCTGGGTGACGGCAGCGAGGACAGCGAGGACAGCGAGGCTGCCCCTTGCAATTCCCGGCTCCAGGTGGCCGTGcctgccccggggctggcagggtgtccccagagg GTTGTTGATCTTCTGCTGACATCATTCTGCCAAACCCTACTAGCTGCTTCCTCTTTCAACCCTCCTGACAG gcagggcccgtgcctctccctgctggtgAAGATGATGTGTGGACACAGGAATCTCCTGCCTGCACTcctggccaggctctgccagctcctttATCACCAG GGtccttccctgggtgctgctcacATTTTAGGACTGGCAGCTTTTGTGATCCACTTAAGTGAATGCAGAGCTTTAATTCCTGCAGTGGAAGCCGATTTTGGGGCCTCTCGGGCTGTTCCTGGAAAGGCCCTTTCTGTCTCAGAGTACTGGAGCTCCTTGCTGGTGTGCAGGACAGAAGAGTCATTTGTCTTCTGCTTGAG gttttgcactgcagcagcagcttaCCTGATGTGCAagttttcctcctgctctcatGAAGATTTCTGTGCCTTGATTCCTCCTGGCCTgattaaaaag TTGCAGTTCCTGGTGCCACGGCTGAGCTTGGAGGCTCGGGGATTCCTGTGTGAGGAGGCCAAaagtgccctgagctggagctccctgtgctgcccctctCTGAACCACAGGAGAGCCAGCCTGTGCTTGTGGAGGCAAGCAGGTTTCCAGGAGCTCTTGAAGGAAAAGGCATTCCAG CTGTCTTTCAgggagtggctgctgctggagctggaggtgtgCC GAAAGGACATTCTCTCTGCTTCAGAGAG ACAGGATTTCCATTACTGGGCCATCTATCAGAGGTACCTCCCTGCAccttctgctgctggtggctgtgatGGAGACCTGGAGAAGGCCTGTGGAGTCATCCTCAATGCCATCCTGGACTCCTCACACAG GCTGGACCTGGGTGCCTGTGCCCCCTCGAGGACGTCGCTCAGCCCCGAGatcctctgcaggctgcag gagctggtgctggagctgaggtgCAGGCcaaagctgctccctggctgctcagctgcCCAGAGACACTTCGTGTTTGAGCTCCTCCAGGGGAGGCTGACAGGCAGAGATCCAGAGCAGGGAtctgccctgggagagcagctctggaggcagcaggagctgctgctgcacaggag GATTCTGCTGGGGCTCCCTGCATCCACCCTGGTCACCACGAGCTggaaggggagcagagcagtgctggactGTGACagcttcttttgttttgtgaaCGCTGAGCTG AAGAACGTCAGCTCCCGGGGCTACGCGCTCTCCTACGACATCACCGCTCACTTCTTCAGG ggcctgctGAGTGCCAGCCTGGACTGTGAGGATGCAGCAGACGGGGTCGACGAGGCTCTGGCCACGTGTCAAACCAAGTGTCCCGTGGTGCTCCTCTCTGCAGCG ctctgGTGGCCGAGGCTGGAGCCAGCACTTTGCTCCCAGTGGAAGAGGCTCTTTGGGGCTCCCCTTGCAGGAGAACTGGCCAGGctgaggggctggcacagctcaggcaccag GTTCctctgctcaggagcagctttCCCTGTCTCTGACCCGCCCTGGCTCTCAGCTGCCTTCCTGCACGGGGCCATCCTGCAGCACTCACCACGAGGACGAGGGACAGAGGCACTGGAGAGGCTGGGGACTGGTGCAGAGCAG CTCCTTGTTGCTCTGCTGTTCTTCTCACTCCTGGATCTCATCTCAGCCAGAATAGCACCAAAG GAAGGAGTGGATTTCCAGACATCTCTGGAATGGTCCCTGCAgatcctgcagtgcctgcaagggaggggcacagcctggccactGCTCTTCCATTCAGCAGAGGGAG cccctgggagctgccatgTCCTGCACAGCGCGGCCTCGCAGCGGCACACCCggctcctgcccctggccttCTACAG CCTCACCCCCAgcttccagcaggagctgctccagcaggagcccaCCTTCCTCAGCGTGGCACTCCAGATGTacatccagctgctgcagctctttgtGGAAGGGCAAGTCCTGCCACAGTCTGATCAAGACCCCACAGAGCAC GATCCCCTGGAGCTGATCTCTGCAGCCCGGCAGTTCCTGCTGGGAGCCATCccccactgccctgcccagagccttGGCAACATCCAGCCG